One Mixta gaviniae genomic window carries:
- a CDS encoding DUF1435 family protein — MLMAIMAACGLWGVSWAMGKRLQSAWGVILPGALMPVVASIHLSFSQWRWLLVAALLLTLVMLIHHRLRRFILLPSCIALAGVLAAVSVNAGGL, encoded by the coding sequence ATGCTGATGGCGATTATGGCGGCCTGCGGGCTGTGGGGCGTAAGCTGGGCAATGGGGAAGCGGCTGCAGAGTGCGTGGGGCGTTATCCTGCCCGGCGCGCTGATGCCGGTGGTGGCGTCAATCCATCTCTCTTTCAGCCAGTGGCGCTGGCTGCTGGTCGCCGCGCTGCTGTTGACGCTGGTGATGCTGATCCATCATCGGCTGCGGCGTTTTATCCTGTTGCCTTCCTGTATCGCGCTGGCGGGGGTGTTGGCAGCGGTATCGGTAAACGCCGGCGGTCTGTGA
- the rsmC gene encoding 16S rRNA (guanine(1207)-N(2))-methyltransferase RsmC: MSAFTPASEVILRHSDEWQARRVLFAGDLQDDLPAQLETQLSRVHTQYYHHWQSLSRSMGDRAQFGLVATADAVAECDTLIYYWPKNKPEAQFQLQNLLSLLPVGSDIFVIGENRSGVRSAEGMLEAWATLDKIDSARRCGLYHGRLTQQPDFDADAFWDEYQLDDCTIKTLPGVFSRDGLDGGSALLLSTFTPHTKGKVLDIGCGAGVLATLLARQSPKVRLWLTDVDAAALAASKATLAANQLEGEVFASNVYSDVTGRYDMIISNPPFHEGMQTSLEAARTLIRGAAQHLNTGGELRLVANAFLPYPQVLDETFGQHEVLAQTGRFKVYRAVWGRAARAR; this comes from the coding sequence ATGTCTGCTTTTACCCCGGCGAGTGAAGTGATCCTGCGCCACAGTGATGAATGGCAAGCGCGCCGCGTGCTGTTTGCCGGCGATTTGCAGGATGACCTGCCCGCCCAGCTGGAAACCCAACTGAGCCGCGTTCATACGCAATATTATCATCACTGGCAATCATTAAGCCGCAGCATGGGCGACCGCGCGCAGTTTGGCCTGGTGGCGACGGCGGACGCGGTAGCGGAATGCGACACCCTGATCTATTACTGGCCGAAAAACAAGCCAGAAGCGCAGTTCCAGCTGCAGAACCTGCTGTCGCTGCTGCCGGTCGGCAGCGATATTTTCGTTATCGGTGAAAACCGCAGCGGCGTGCGCAGCGCCGAAGGTATGCTGGAAGCGTGGGCAACGCTGGATAAAATCGACAGCGCGCGCCGTTGCGGCCTCTATCACGGCCGTCTGACGCAGCAGCCGGACTTCGATGCGGACGCCTTCTGGGACGAATATCAGCTTGACGACTGCACCATCAAAACGCTGCCTGGCGTTTTCAGCCGCGACGGTCTGGACGGCGGCAGCGCGCTGCTGCTCTCCACCTTTACGCCGCATACCAAAGGCAAGGTGCTGGATATCGGCTGCGGCGCAGGCGTGCTGGCGACGCTACTGGCGCGTCAATCGCCCAAAGTGCGTCTGTGGCTGACCGACGTTGACGCCGCCGCGCTGGCGGCCAGCAAGGCGACGCTGGCGGCGAACCAGCTGGAGGGCGAGGTGTTCGCCAGCAATGTCTATTCCGATGTGACGGGCCGCTATGACATGATCATCTCTAACCCGCCGTTCCATGAAGGCATGCAGACCAGCCTGGAGGCGGCGCGCACCCTGATCCGCGGCGCGGCGCAGCACCTGAACACCGGCGGCGAATTGCGGCTGGTGGCGAACGCCTTCCTGCCCTACCCGCAGGTGCTGGATGAGACGTTCGGTCAGCATGAAGTGCTGGCGCAGACCGGTCGTTTTAAAGTGTATCGCGCCGTCTGGGGACGCGCCGCCCGCGCGCGCTAA
- a CDS encoding DNA polymerase III subunit psi, with translation MSSRRDWLLQQMGITQYKLRRPRALQGEIAITLPPDTRLLIVADIPPAAGDPLVSDVLRAMAIAPQQTLSITPEQLAMLPDDRPCASWRLGTDAPVTQPGPQLSTPPLEALYFDAQAKRALWRQICEYDVDFFTHPE, from the coding sequence ATGTCATCCAGACGTGACTGGCTACTACAGCAAATGGGCATTACGCAGTATAAGCTGCGGCGTCCGCGCGCCTTGCAGGGCGAAATCGCCATTACGCTGCCGCCGGATACCCGTCTGCTGATTGTGGCGGATATTCCGCCCGCCGCCGGGGACCCGCTGGTTAGCGACGTACTGCGCGCGATGGCGATAGCGCCGCAACAGACGCTGAGCATTACGCCGGAACAGCTTGCGATGCTGCCCGACGACAGGCCCTGCGCCAGCTGGCGGTTGGGCACCGACGCGCCGGTTACGCAGCCGGGTCCGCAACTCTCCACGCCGCCGCTTGAGGCGCTCTATTTCGATGCCCAGGCGAAGCGCGCGCTCTGGCGACAAATTTGTGAATATGATGTCGATTTCTTTACTCACCCCGAATGA
- the rimI gene encoding ribosomal protein S18-alanine N-acetyltransferase, whose protein sequence is MMSISLLTPNDLPQALAIERRSHAFPWTEATFASNQGERYLNYRLDLDDQMVAFAITQWVLDEATLFNIAVDPAYQRRGLGKALLDHLIEQLQQRDIFTLWLEVRASNQAAIALYEQTGFNEVSVRRNYYPAHHGREDALIMALSL, encoded by the coding sequence ATGATGTCGATTTCTTTACTCACCCCGAATGATCTGCCGCAGGCGCTCGCTATTGAGCGACGCAGCCACGCGTTTCCGTGGACGGAGGCGACGTTCGCCAGCAACCAGGGCGAACGCTATCTCAACTACCGCCTGGATCTTGACGACCAGATGGTTGCTTTCGCCATCACCCAATGGGTGCTGGATGAAGCGACGCTGTTCAATATCGCCGTCGACCCGGCTTATCAGCGCCGCGGTCTGGGCAAAGCCTTGTTGGATCATCTGATCGAACAGCTGCAGCAGCGTGATATTTTTACCTTATGGCTGGAGGTGCGCGCCTCCAATCAGGCGGCGATCGCCCTGTATGAACAGACAGGTTTTAATGAAGTATCGGTGCGCCGCAACTATTATCCGGCACATCACGGCAGGGAAGATGCCCTGATTATGGCGCTCAGCCTGTAA
- the yjjG gene encoding pyrimidine 5'-nucleotidase, giving the protein MLEKWDWILFDADDTLFHFDAFAGLQRLFKAYNVDFTTADYHEYQAVNKPLWVEYQNGAINALQLQHQRFTGWAEKLNVTPDTLNTGFLSAMGEVCVPLEGAVNLMNALKGKVKMGIITNGFTALQQVRLERTGFRDYFDLLVISEQVGHAKPHPAIFNYALEKMEHPARERVLMVGDNPDSDILGGINAGLKTCWLNADGREKPEAITPDWQVSSLHELQSILFA; this is encoded by the coding sequence ATGCTGGAAAAGTGGGACTGGATCCTTTTTGACGCTGATGACACGCTGTTTCACTTTGATGCGTTTGCCGGGCTGCAACGGCTATTCAAAGCGTATAACGTCGATTTCACTACCGCGGACTACCACGAATATCAGGCGGTGAATAAACCGCTGTGGGTGGAGTATCAAAACGGCGCCATCAACGCGCTGCAGCTACAGCATCAGCGCTTCACCGGCTGGGCGGAGAAGCTGAACGTCACGCCGGACACGCTGAACACCGGTTTTCTCTCCGCCATGGGCGAGGTGTGCGTGCCGCTGGAAGGCGCGGTCAACCTGATGAACGCCCTGAAAGGCAAAGTCAAAATGGGCATCATCACCAACGGTTTTACCGCGCTGCAGCAGGTACGCCTGGAACGCACCGGCTTCCGCGACTACTTCGATCTGTTGGTTATCTCGGAACAGGTTGGTCACGCCAAGCCGCATCCGGCGATTTTCAACTACGCGCTGGAAAAGATGGAGCATCCAGCGCGTGAGCGGGTGCTGATGGTCGGCGATAATCCTGATTCAGATATTTTGGGCGGCATCAACGCCGGGCTAAAAACCTGCTGGCTGAACGCGGATGGCAGAGAAAAACCTGAAGCGATTACCCCGGACTGGCAAGTGAGTTCGCTGCATGAGCTGCAATCCATTCTGTTTGCTTAA
- the tssJ gene encoding type VI secretion system lipoprotein TssJ, which translates to MKQRNFLRLCQQALFLTALTLLAGCISSSRSDPSRYSLLFQAHPPVNDSAPLKLRVLLLKSDADFMSADFYSLQTGAQTVLGGNLLNSEQFFLMPGQRKKTLTVERTPEARYIGVMAEYQSLNGKKWRLSLALPAQGDSSSDANWQAAADALQASIVVDNSGVRAAGKSASTAE; encoded by the coding sequence ATGAAACAACGAAACTTTTTGCGCCTGTGTCAGCAGGCGCTTTTCCTGACGGCGCTTACCTTGCTGGCAGGCTGTATCTCATCTTCACGCAGCGATCCTTCCCGTTACAGTCTGTTATTTCAGGCGCACCCACCGGTTAACGATTCAGCCCCGCTGAAGCTGCGCGTGCTGTTATTGAAATCGGACGCCGATTTCATGTCTGCGGATTTCTATTCGCTGCAGACAGGCGCGCAAACCGTGCTGGGCGGCAACCTGCTCAATAGCGAGCAGTTCTTCCTGATGCCAGGTCAACGCAAGAAAACCCTTACCGTAGAACGCACGCCCGAGGCGCGCTATATCGGCGTGATGGCGGAATATCAGTCCCTCAACGGCAAAAAGTGGCGCCTTTCGTTAGCGCTGCCCGCCCAGGGCGATTCCTCTTCAGACGCGAACTGGCAGGCGGCGGCGGATGCGCTGCAGGCCAGCATCGTCGTCGATAACAGCGGCGTACGCGCCGCAGGCAAGTCCGCGTCAACGGCGGAATAA
- the tssK gene encoding type VI secretion system baseplate subunit TssK, giving the protein MNKAEKVVWSEGMFLRPHHFQQSESHLQSTLRDWGAAQRSYLWGFTSLEFDEAMLRQGKIALSAASGLLPDGTHFAFQDPRQAPAPLEIADNQSNVDVVLALPARRNGREEVIFSESADSLARYLSFEREVDDFNALSIGPAAVQFGKLRLRLMLESELTAEWTAIGVARVIEKRGDKQLRLDASYIPPMLNAINHPLLFDYMNDIHGLLAQRSQQIGQRLRQPGRFNTAEMVDFMLLALINHHLGRVSHLKNLPLLHPEQLFSHWLAFAAELSTWTPQRSPDAALPVYDHDDIARSFSKLMLLLRQGLSLVMEESAVQLPLTERSHGLNVATVPEASMVREFGFVLAVRANVPGEALQTHFPAQMKVAPVTKIRDLVQLQLPGMVLRAMPTAPPQIPWHAGYSYFELEKGGELWKEMERSGAFALHLAGEFPGLDMEFWAIRSQSV; this is encoded by the coding sequence ATGAACAAAGCAGAAAAGGTGGTCTGGAGCGAAGGCATGTTCCTGCGCCCGCATCACTTTCAGCAATCGGAAAGCCACCTGCAAAGTACCCTGCGCGACTGGGGTGCCGCTCAGCGTTCGTACCTGTGGGGCTTTACCAGCCTGGAGTTTGACGAAGCGATGCTGCGTCAGGGCAAAATCGCCCTTAGCGCCGCCAGTGGCCTGCTGCCGGACGGCACGCACTTTGCGTTTCAGGATCCCCGCCAGGCGCCCGCGCCGCTGGAGATTGCCGATAACCAGAGCAATGTCGATGTCGTGCTGGCGTTGCCGGCGCGCCGCAATGGCCGCGAAGAGGTGATTTTCAGCGAGTCGGCCGATTCACTGGCGCGCTATCTCAGCTTCGAGCGTGAGGTGGATGACTTTAACGCCCTCTCCATCGGCCCGGCGGCGGTGCAGTTCGGCAAGCTGCGCCTGCGGCTGATGCTGGAAAGCGAGCTGACCGCCGAATGGACCGCCATCGGCGTGGCGCGCGTGATTGAAAAGCGCGGCGATAAACAGCTGCGTCTCGACGCCAGCTATATTCCGCCGATGCTGAACGCCATCAACCATCCGCTGCTGTTTGACTATATGAATGATATTCACGGGCTGCTGGCGCAGCGCAGCCAGCAGATCGGCCAGCGCCTGCGTCAGCCCGGCCGCTTTAATACCGCCGAGATGGTCGATTTTATGCTGCTGGCGCTGATCAACCATCACCTGGGGCGAGTGTCGCATCTGAAAAATCTGCCGCTGCTGCATCCCGAGCAGCTGTTCAGCCACTGGCTGGCATTCGCCGCCGAGCTGTCGACCTGGACGCCGCAGCGCTCGCCGGATGCCGCGCTGCCGGTCTACGACCATGACGATATCGCCCGCAGCTTCAGCAAACTGATGCTGCTGCTGCGCCAGGGGTTGTCGCTGGTGATGGAAGAGAGCGCGGTGCAGCTGCCGCTGACCGAGCGTTCCCACGGCCTGAACGTGGCGACGGTGCCGGAGGCGTCAATGGTGCGCGAATTCGGTTTCGTACTGGCCGTGCGCGCCAACGTGCCGGGCGAGGCGCTGCAAACGCACTTCCCGGCGCAGATGAAAGTGGCGCCGGTAACCAAAATCCGCGATCTGGTGCAGCTTCAGCTGCCGGGCATGGTGCTGCGCGCAATGCCGACCGCGCCGCCGCAGATCCCCTGGCACGCCGGCTACAGCTATTTCGAGCTGGAGAAGGGCGGAGAGCTATGGAAAGAGATGGAAAGGTCGGGCGCGTTTGCGCTGCATCTGGCGGGCGAGTTCCCCGGCCTGGATATGGAGTTCTGGGCAATTCGCAGCCAGTCCGTCTGA
- a CDS encoding DotU family type VI secretion system protein, which translates to MQERHFTGSDAAFSGASSTNPLVAAANPLLNAIPQIRHSVTHDDPAALRQRLIDQVRHFEKNSQRAGLPYEVIVGARYCLCTALDEAAALTPWGSRGVWPGNGLLVTFHNETWGGEKFFQLLAKLSQNPREHLFLLELINYCLLLGFEGRYRVLDNGRSQLETIRQRLLQMIRGVRGGYPPPLSPHPEDQPVTRKMWRPVVPLWACAALAGFLACLLYIILNWRLGDVTSPVLASVYQTPLPEVTIHNPAPRAPAVLNLRAFLRPEIEQGLVAVRDEADQSVVTLKGDGLFASGSTAVRGRYEAVIDRIAQAMDNVSGKILVTGYSDNVPIRSARFASNYELSLARAQSVQEMLQKHLSQPERAKAEGRGETNPLVPNTTPENRARNRRVEITLLVSPDNTRAELNGLQQGN; encoded by the coding sequence ATGCAGGAACGACATTTTACCGGCAGCGATGCCGCCTTTTCCGGCGCCAGTAGTACTAACCCGCTGGTCGCCGCCGCCAATCCTTTGCTTAACGCAATCCCGCAGATCCGTCACTCCGTTACGCATGACGATCCGGCCGCGCTGCGTCAGCGCCTGATCGATCAGGTGCGCCACTTTGAAAAAAACAGCCAGCGCGCCGGCCTGCCGTACGAAGTGATCGTCGGCGCGCGCTACTGTCTTTGCACCGCGCTGGACGAGGCGGCGGCATTGACGCCGTGGGGCAGCCGCGGCGTCTGGCCCGGCAACGGTTTGCTGGTGACGTTTCACAACGAAACCTGGGGGGGCGAGAAGTTCTTTCAGCTGCTGGCGAAGCTGTCGCAAAATCCGCGCGAGCATCTCTTTCTGCTGGAGCTGATCAACTACTGTTTGCTGCTGGGCTTTGAAGGGCGCTATCGCGTACTGGATAACGGCCGCTCGCAGCTGGAGACCATCCGCCAGCGCCTGCTGCAGATGATCCGCGGCGTGCGCGGCGGCTATCCGCCCCCGCTGTCGCCGCATCCGGAAGATCAGCCGGTTACGCGGAAAATGTGGCGTCCGGTGGTGCCGCTGTGGGCCTGCGCCGCGCTGGCCGGTTTCCTCGCCTGCCTGCTCTATATCATTCTCAACTGGCGGCTGGGCGATGTGACCAGCCCGGTGCTGGCCTCGGTTTACCAGACGCCGCTGCCGGAAGTGACCATTCATAACCCGGCGCCGCGCGCGCCTGCGGTGCTGAACCTGCGCGCCTTCCTGCGTCCGGAGATCGAACAGGGGCTGGTGGCAGTGCGCGACGAAGCGGACCAGAGCGTAGTAACGCTGAAAGGGGATGGTCTGTTCGCCTCGGGCTCTACTGCGGTACGCGGCCGCTACGAGGCGGTGATCGACCGCATCGCACAGGCGATGGATAACGTCAGCGGCAAGATCCTGGTCACCGGCTACAGCGATAATGTGCCAATCCGCAGCGCCCGTTTCGCCTCTAACTATGAGCTGTCGCTGGCGCGCGCGCAGTCGGTGCAGGAAATGTTGCAAAAACATCTGTCGCAACCCGAACGGGCGAAGGCGGAAGGCCGCGGCGAAACCAACCCGCTGGTGCCGAACACGACGCCTGAGAACCGCGCCCGCAATCGCCGGGTGGAGATCACACTGTTAGTTTCGCCCGATAATACGCGCGCGGAGCTGAACGGACTGCAGCAAGGGAACTGA